Genomic DNA from Bemisia tabaci chromosome 2, PGI_BMITA_v3:
CTTATGGGTGTCAGGGCTCATATgtgttaatgcacatagttccgtttggtagaaatacgtccaattggactaaGACGTAAGTGAATAGTTACAGTTTTCTGATCGTCTTATTAAATTAAGTAACTCACTGCGTAAATTTCGCAGATCTACCGATAATTTAAACGTTTGAAATAAGTTTTAAACGATCTTTGTTAAATATTTGTGCCAAAAATACTTAACACTTTACAAATGCACGATATACGTAACtttgttgaaaatttagaaGTCTTCAACATCACATCAACCTCCTAGGGACTagggatttgaaattttgtaagtgCTTTTAGGTCAAGAGAAATATACGTTTGGaatccccaaaattttaaacagagcCACATGAAAAGAGGCGAGAACCTAAAACGTTACGGAGGTGGTGCGAGGATTTTATATCACCCTACGTAAGAACTCTAAACAGACTAGCTATGATCATACAATTATCTCAGACGACCCTTCTAAAGTACAATGCTCCATGCAACCTACGACATGTTTACTCTCGGGAAACTGTGTAGGTTACTCAGGAAAGAGAAGAATGTACACTATGTACAATCCTCGCGCCACACCTAATTACAAAATCACATACTGCTTTCAGTCCCATCCCTTCTTTCTCAATCCCAAGTATTCACCCATGGACGaaagaaaaatccaacaaaCATCGGGTAACAAAAAAACGCAGCCCTCCTCAgttggatggaaaaaaaaattaaaaatctaaaatcttaGTACTTTCAAAACGAGAAGAATGCAGTTATTGTCTAACAACATTCTTCTCGCTTTGTAAGATACAGCCAAGAGCtatgattttagatttttctatcgttatttggattacattttgcaataaggagccactgtCTCTGGCTTTTCCAAAAAAGCACTGTTCTGCAGAGGGAGACAAATGGCATACATGGattattgcattttgcaaaaaggaaccagggcATTCCAGTGTCGCAAAGATAGTGCAACTTTCTTCACCCTGAAAATATAAACCGATCATCgatacaagttttatctttactctcaacaAACTATTAATTCAAGACGAAACTCACCTTTGTAAATCTGGTTTGCTTCattattttagtaattttattgcaaagcatGTATGtcgcacaatcccagcaacattggaatgctcttggttcttttttgcaaaatgaaatccacacGTAGTTTTTAAAATGATCCAAGAATTTTGGTTCCTTACaacaaaatgtggtccatttatcCAACCGAGGAAGGCTGCGTTTCCAGCCGAAATGGTTCGGTGtcatttgtgtaaaaaaatgtattgttaCCCGCTGCTTGTATggttacaattggacgtatttctatcaaacagacctatgtggaggtgagaaatatggggtgtgctcgatagttctctggccgtaagagtgaatgagaataataaagcgccagtgacgtcagcggcaatgatcgagcccGCGAGCGGGGGCGCGATCTTCGTCggggggcattaactcatgagccctgttcacaacgctctcgtgccatgcccgcggctcatgaatcccgcattcagatggcacataggtctgtttgatggaatgtaatatcccgcttttccaattcttcaaaaggaatcacgcccactttacattgcttcttatgcagcttcgacgagcacaccccatatttctcacctccacgtaggtctgtttggtagaaatacgtccaattgaaaacCCCTACTGCTTGAGCGTAACGCAAAACAGCGTATCCACCAGTAGTTTCCTATGCGCGTCAGTAATATGCGGCGCTGTGAGGCTCCTGTAGATCTGCGCCCTGTATGCCTCGCAAAAGCCTCCAAGTGTAAGCTGCTGCCGACTGAGCCTCAGGATCTTGGCGTCGTCGGCGGAGATGAACTCCCTGACCTCCTCGAGAGCCCTGGGCTCCCACTTCTCGGGCCTGACCTTCCAGCCGGCGATATAGGTGCGCTGGATGTCCTTGGCCACGTCCATCTGGGCCTGGATGAAGGGTCGCACCGAATTCGGGTCCAGCCCCTCGGCCGAGGCGTTGGCGACAGCGGAATTCATGACCTTCTCCTCGCGGGGGAGATCCTCGACCGGCTTGCCCTTCTTGTACTTGTCCCCGGCCACGTCTTTCATGTACTCCATCCGATTGTTCAGCGTCGTGGCCAGGGACAGGATGATCATGGCTCCTGTCGAAGCGTCCGCGTTCGCTTCTGCCGTTTGCGGGTGGCATACTTCCGCGGTTTGCGGGTGGCATACCGCCACGCTTTTTGACTGTGCGTCGACGAATAAGCACAGTGATATTGCCATGGCCATCAATGCTGATTCGATGAACCCCATTTTCGCTCTGATTTTATGCCAAGTCCTGAAAAATCGCTCGGGAGTGAGGGCCGTCCAATGTTCACCTGCGCAAATGGGGAACGGTTtgtttcaattggacgtatttatgctgaaggGAACTATGTGCGAGTGGAAatgatggggtgtgctctttagtagagggccataagaatgaatgggactttaaaagcgccagtgacgtcagcggtgaggaCCGGGCGCGACGAGGCCATAGAGCACATAGAGTCGtgatgtaaatgggagagctggcgccatgttctgctcgacgagttccgagcccggtgtgcgccgagttcgggtcactttttcgatacatgttcgatccaaaatggcggtatggaatacgtggtgattcctgtcttctttgtttacatcggatggcctgGTACCCGTgcatcgcaaacaatcgattatgtatcgaaaaagtgacccggcgtcacacaggagtctcggaattcgggacctggaaaatgcttaaaagtggcgccagctcacccacttacattacgactctatgtgctcTATGGACGAGGCGCGACACGAGCGATGACGACTAGGCAGTCTTTAACTCATAAGCCcacacaacgctcttgtcacatgcccacgacTCACGAGTTAgtgctcagttccttttgatttaatatcAAATCTCGCTTTTCCACTTCCTCAAGAAGAACCATattcacttttacattgtttcttatccagatTGCACAAGCACACCTtgtctttccacttccacatagttcttttcagcataaatacgtaaAATTGTTGTTCGTCAAAGCGGTGCTATGTTAACGGGCTGTGATTCaatgcctcccccccccccaaaaaaaaaaaaaaaaacaaaatgaaacttttaaaattgaaaagaacgtTGTGAGAGatgtttaaaatgattttaCATTTGAAGGGCTGTATTTTTATGTAGGCGCAGAACTGTATAGAAGAACATCGAACATATATACACAACCGGTATAATACCTACGCTAAGTTTATTtggtcgtatttctgccaaacagaactatgtgccttaagacatgagccctgagactaaTAAAAGTATGtgtgtaacagggctcacgtcataatgcacatagttccgtttggcagaaatatgtccatttatGGAAATAAGACCGAGAGAGAGCATACGTCACGTGTTAAATAGACGCAGCGACGTCATATAGCTATCACACGTATACACCATCAACGATGAGATTTGATACGGGAAAGGGTTACTACAAAGTAACTAACGGCGGAATATTTAAAACTTATGAAACGTACTATCTATGAGGTTAAGTTCGGAGTCAACGTATTTTATTAATCATGACAATCAATGACAGTGAGTTTCTGGTTCAAAATCTTTCACGTCATAATCGTCAAACAGATTGGAAAATTCGCGGAGAACTTTATGTTGATCAGTGTTCGCATTCATCAAATTAAGTGCGCCATCGTTAAATAAGACACAAGTCCCTATATTTATTTTACCTTAGCAATAAATGAAGGGATCAGACCCAGAAAAACATATCGGACGTCCGACAGCTTATTTCTATACTCATTGACAGCTGCACTCATTATCGAAATTTAATCACAccacaaaaaaattgcagaaaatattatttaacAATTTACAACCGCTCTtggataaataaacaatttagagtaatttaagaaaactttgCGACATGGCAGAATTCAAAACCTCCTTTAAAAGTCCAAGATATTGCCTCTCATACGGAAAGGCACTAGcgcaaaaagttcaaaattatgtATTAATACGATTGGTgggaaaaaatgttcatgacaattttgacaccaaaaatttcaatttaaacaatTATGACGGCTCAAAATTTAATAAGATTtagaaaatttacttttgagaaAAAGGTACTACATATTCGAATATGTCAAGTTGGGGATTCAACGgttcaaaattattgaattaaaaCGGAGCTTCACGCCCTCGATTGTGGTACTTTTAGAAATTGAATCGCTCACGGTTTATTACTTTACAAAGGACTTCGAGTAATGTTACTGTCGAAAGCTTAAATTCCGATTCTTTGATCccatattttagagaaaaaactaTTCGCTATCATATTCAATAATCCCTGATTTTCATGTTGAATTTCTATCAATTTCTGCTCAAAATTAAACGGAGACAGGCATTTGGAAACTCAGCAAATCTGCCgagttaaggaagaacgccgtatgagcattcgagagttgccaagtttcctccaataaaatgtttattcttgaggaaaattatcaatatatctcattgaaatttcaggacacttatttagatcaaattacgaacaaaattatctgagaaattgcaagaaaaatacGCACAAATTATCTAGAAAATTAGTGAtctgtcaaaggaaatttggcaacgcctgatggctgatacggcgtttttccttagcacggcagaaatagGATGCGCTTTTCACACATTTCCTGTGAAAGTTTACACAAATCAATAGCTCGTTGAAATAAATCAATCCCGAGAGTTACACAAGTATGGGACTCTCTGAATCTTTGTTTGATTGCCGTAGAAAAATCAGCCACACCACGCCAAGGGGATACATTAGTGTCGACGACAAAATGATGATAAGGAACTTATTCGGGCAATTTccattttcaaatgaaactGATACGCTGTTTGTACACCGTGAATCAATGAACACAGCCCTCTCGTATCTTTTAGTTGCAAAAAAACTCCACTCATAATTTCCCTCCCCTCCCGTCTGGGCCAAGTCTGGACCCAATCAGACAATGCAACCGATCGATCTCCCGGCGTCAATGACCTTTGCACTCGTTTATGAGTTTGGCGTCTGTCAAATAAACTACCGTTGGGTGACAGGAATGCTTTTGAGCTCggtttgcagtttcaccttgTTACCTGTGTAGTTATCAGCAGGCAGAGTTCATGTTCTAACATTGGTGACGGCCGTTCAAATCCGTGTtttttggctttaattttttgaatttttgttcctcaaaatttactttaaatcGACTGACGGATTTGCTATTGTAAATATGTCATCCGCTCTTTTCAATTATTTACATTCGTGTGATGGGATATGTCGTGGAAtctgtattcgatacatcgttatGATGTTTCCCTAGCATGACCTTTCTTTCAATGAGGTAAGTTATGTTATCAgtgttattcaaaattttctcgttACTTTCGTAGATCGTGTCTTTGGTGGCTACCTAAGTGAAAGACGAAAATCTCCGAAACATAGAGACGTATGTTTTGTGGAGGTATAACAATCGCTAATTCTCTCGCGCTAAGTTTTGTTTATAGGTAAAATTAGTCAACTGTATCAAAAGGATGAGACGCGATGCGTTGCTGAATATGTTATGCATTTCGTTTTTAAAGACCTTTTTGGGTCTACCACGCAAACCCTGTACTTGTAcctaaaggtccagttacacgatcaaattgagccatcaaattgggcctctcattggtcgcatcctcacctcaggtctttttccaccaatcagagcttcaatttgatgtctcaatttgatcgtgtaactggactaTAAGCCGAGCGCAAATCCTCATAACTATTGCATGAGGGATGCTTCCTGGTTTACTTAAGAAAATGGCGGTGAAATGGCGTGCCAGTTCTCATGTCAGTAATTCTGCTCACCTTGAGCTCTCATTCAGAAAACACAGCACTACCGCGTACATGCCGTCGGTGAAATTAACAAAACTATTGTAAAAATCGCCAATTTTCGCTCATATTTTACTTGCGTAGCTCGAAATTTATGGCCCCAATTTGAGagaatattttagaaaaaacaaacagaatCAAAATCACACGAAAGTGAGTGAAAAAAAGATAATTAGgccttttttggaaaaaaaaaatatgacaaggAATTTGCAACGTCTAAAACCGAGTTACGCGGTTCGGCACTTTCATGATAAATGTTTTTTCATTGTTAAGCTATGCAGGGTTTCCAgcggtcgaaaaatacctggaaaatcaggaaaagtgaAGGAATTTATGGCAccctggaaaagtcagagaattcaTAAGATAAATCAGGAAACTTTGCGAGTAGCGTTGAGTAGAAGAGAGTggacttaaaattgaaaaatcctcaTCGAAGTATTGTTTGgatgtcagggaaagtcagggcaAAGTCAGaaaatcgggggaaaaattacatggaaaccTTGCTACAATAACTTTTCAGCTAGCAACCAGCGGCTTAGCGTGTTTGGCGATATAtcaattggacttatttctgccaaacagaactatgtgcattaagacatgagtccggagacccatgagaatgtatgcataacagggctcacgtcataatgcacgtagttccgtttgacagaaatacgtccaattgatccaccatttaaatctatggacaAGGCTCTATATACAGGTTGTtataacgaacaccttaataatcgattctttaccatagttttaaatggagaaatgtcgataatcgatcattcacacttcGCCATTGCTGGCAACACCGGAGCGCCGCGGCGGGCAGGTACCCATTTACGTGGGGAAGAGCGGCTGGTTGGCTGATAAAGATCGCGTATAAGTGAGATATGCGCGAGGGTTGGGGACGAAGGAGGGGGTGGAGGACGGGAACGGAACAAAGGGTGGAGAGAGGGAGGGGTGGGGTGGAGGTCGAGCTTTGGGCTCTGCGTCTGAAATGTTTATTCGCTACAAAATCCTTGAATCTCCATTTTAAAGAATTATGGCGTTTAAACAATAGGTGCAAACCGAAGATTTAATGCTAACTTAGAGTCCAATCTTTTTGAGTTATTAGCCCTCTCCAAGTTGCCTTTCCAGGAAGGGGTGAGGCGGGGTGGGACTTTCGCTGAATATCTTTCTACACGACTCAAGTCCTCAGTCCTCGCCGAGATTCCACCCTTCGGGTCACTGAATTCGTTCCTCTGAAATTTCATTGCCCCTATCTTGTTTTCTACTTTCTCTCTTCGTCCTGTGAAGCAACGATTTTTAACCACGAACGTTGGACGGTATTTTCATGGAATGTGCTGATTTTATAGCAAAGTGCTGATTTCATAACAAGTGCTGCCGATTGACggtatatatgtcgcaggcaaatagtaaaatcaggcattttgtcaaatgcctaggcaaatagtcaaatattctagctaagattgaaattctgattcttttcctaattttaggcAAAATAATCAAGTGACCCCGTaataaaaaattctcagtaaaaatttgcatcacaaaatagtattttaaacgattttttagCCCCTGAGTAGacacttatcttgaaatttttagcattTCAAAGAATAcagcatttttagaatttcaaaatttgaaaatatgagaagcaatttaagagcaggaagagacaaaaagagtttgtaggtttgatgagatatttttccacaaatattgaaaacttgtgagctctccgccataaattcacaaaattttgtaggcaatcaaaatttagctatctgcctaggcatttgacaaaatgtctgatttcactatttgccttgcatgattgaaatgaaatcgacatatcgacggcgtatgTCCGCAATTACATATcccgtttgcagtgtctgaaaatctccgcctctatggtatttttttttaaaggagaacaagctgacatcatttcttgaagtttttgcagaattttcttcgcacagagaagaaatatcacggcagttttaaagaattgccgttgattagttttccgtttaaaaatgtaagtatgacaggatgtctgcgacgtcgcaaaccgagttatgtgattgctgacttacaccgtcgatatgagtaAGACACCATGAAACTGTATAAAATTAGGTTTTTTAAGTTctgtgtttatttttaagaaataaatgtACTTACAAGTAAGTAGATTTAGAAATATAATATTGCATCCAATGATCGATAAGACACCACACCAGTGTATTTACATGTTATGTAGTCATTCAAAAGTGGTTGTACCGAGAATGAAAGCaaacacttaaattttttttaacgaacTATATTGGTTCCTCAGAGAAGGTTGTTACTCAGAAGGGTCAATGATACGTGTGATGATACTACCGGTGGGGTGGAGAGGAATTGCAAAGTGACCGCGATCATTGCAATTTGATCAAAAGTTGAGAAAGCTAGGCGCAATTAAAAATTCGGAACAACTTGATAACAAGAGAGGCGTGCCTTTTACGTCATCCTACCAATTGAACACTCCCCCAACACGTGGTCAGGTCAGGACACAGCGATAACTCATGGGTTATGAACTTGATATCGAAAGACCACACGAAAACCAGAGGTGTGGCACGCTTTGCGACTCATCGATTAatctgtaatttaaacctacTGAAAAGGATCGAGAAACAGCGTGTTTGCGAACCAAGTAGCGCAGCGAaacgaaaatattgaactttaattgcaatttgatttcaataaattatAACTTTtcaccattaaattgcaatattcttACATCATTAAGTCGAattatgccgattttaaacaatcaacaaaacgAGCTCTTGTCAGATAGAtgggcaatatgcaatgcaatgaaaaattgcaactcatttcaatttcattgcaataagtttcaaaaaaaatggagccccttcaaataggagctaggcaacaagCACAACACTCaatggaattgcaatatttttaccatGCGATCGCTACTCATTCCAATCTGCGCTACTTGCTACTTAGGATGGACACCatcataatcgatttttcaccatagcttcaagtggggaaatattgatagtcGATTATTCGCGCCTCGCCATTGTACGAAAACCGTTGTCAAACATCACAATAAGGGTGCTAAaaggaaaataaggaaaaatgccgaggAAACATAGCTAGCGATTCGGAAACGTGGCTATCCTGCAGTATACTTTCCTGAACCAATAAACGATGAGTAGTTCCGTCTTCACTTgaatctcgccttcaatttcagcgcgtatgcaacaaacataccggcaagcgcgaatagttatccaTTAAAATAATTGCGTGCTTTTTATATGGATGTCCGTATGAATTCATAAAGCCGGCTATGATGAATCATACATCTAGCTACAAGCCAACATACCGCATAACTCTTACAGCCTTAAAGTCGATTTTTAACAGggttcccccaaaaaatttgacaactcagGCTCCAGCTAAAACTAATACGGCTGTTCCTCAGCCCGTCATCATTCAATCGCTTTCTAATACTGAGCGTGGTCAATCTGATAAACGTACTAAGGCCTTAGAAgacctaattttaaaataaacagAACAAATAGAGAATGATGCAATTCATTGAGACTTTTCTACCTGCTCTCTTTCGTGGAGTTGCGAGCCCGAGCGTCACCGCTCCACAATTTAATCATAATTCTTTGATAAGAAAATTTTATCTTCCGTGTTTAGTCAATGTTTGTTTCAATGTATACCAGTTATAAAAAGTCCCTACTCTTAAAATTAGTTTATTGAAGATTAGATCTTTTTTTCCTCAACCGGTTTTTATCTAATTAAGATacattttataataattttttctctagaATATAAATGATAGTGTATGTACAGTACAAGTTACTTTTAATGTAGTTTTAATTGGCCCTTTACACCATAGTTATCTAATTCTATTTACTAATAGTAGATTTTACAATGGTTTGAAGCAGAGGGATAGATAACACTTAATTCTTTAACATTCCTTTAATTTATTATGTATTTACACGAATAAATGAacttatgaataaaaaagttcATGTATCTGTGAATCGTAGAGTTTCTTAAAGAGTGTTTTATTTCAAGCTCGAGAGATAAACGACACCGATAGGGacgaatatgaaaaaaatacagaTATACTGAGGGAAAAATGTccaaaacacacaaaaatgaacCACCACGACAGTAACCCGAAAATATGAACCCTGGTTAATCTGATTACCCTCGGTGAAGCTCTTTATTGTAgctttgtgaattttttcctcattctgAAGAGACGGGCAGAGTCACGTTCTGGCGACTAGCTCGCTAAGTCGTTCACATGACGCATCCAGCACGTCCGATGCACAAACAAATACTTATCGAGCGTATGCCCACTCGGCGACACAACTATCGATTTTTGAAACTCCCGCCATTCGGGAAAACCAACCGGGTCGTCTGAGAGGACGCTCCTCACCGCgggacaaaatattttagacaGCTCGAATTACTGGCTATCGAAAATAGTGACCGGATAGTGGAGCAAActacatttaaatgtatttgtCGCGGGCAGTTGGTAATCAATAGACTGATTTGGAGGCTACGTCATGGTTCAAATTTACAAATGCCTAatcttgtttctgattcgcggTTTTcgcgccatggtggtaaaatgcgtccaagtgtttcttacaatcgaaatttctcgtgtttaatgGGTCCTTActtgatttatgaccggtcaatgactaaattttcgaaaaataactCAAGTAGCTCACGAAGAATTTgtacatgaggttatgttagtttgttCAGGTTTGAACCACAAGTCCAACATTATATCGAATGATGTAGTCACTAAATCCGTCCACTGCCAGCAATTTTCAAGCAGAATACGTGTTAGTTCGTTGACATCTGATCATTCACATAAACATACTAAAGGTTGAATAAGTGAAGAACTCTAAAAGGCTGGCCACggcttggaacgccttcaaaccCCAGTGATACCCTCTGCTTTGccaggcagttagtttagttgcctatccaaaccaaacccaactaaggTCACTGATTTCGGTATATGCACTCTAGAGTGTGCTAGCTGGTACTATGTATTTCAGaatggaaataaaaacaaagcaTAAGCATAACTTTCAGTAATATTTATCTTGTATCTTGAATCCTGAATTTTCACCTGTTTTTGTTATTCAATAGatatagattgcaatttgccggctactgctaattgcctgcgatatatcgacggcgaaactatcaaactacgtatctcggtttgcgacgttgcagatttcctgtcatactttaatttgtACATGGAAAATAATATATTTCTAAGCGTCCTTTAAAATGATATCCCTCCACTGAGGGAGGGCCCCCCTTCTACCTTCGTCTTTTCTTGAATCATAGCATATCAAATGGAGGATGGCAAGGATGATAATCCTGGCGTGCTAAAGTAAAACGCAGTGCTAGCCTCCaagcgttgacaaatttcctttgacaaatcgctGGTTTAGTGGGGAgaatttgtgaatatatttcttccaatttgtcagatcattttgttcgggttgatctaaaaagtctgaaaatttaaaggaaaaatattcataactttcctcaaattaaaacattttatcggaaaaaaatgtggcaacactcgaacgttcatacggcgtttttcctcagcacggcagaattaaaGGACCAAATCACTCGAGAAAGTGAAAAAGACGCGACGCACGGTGgctcgagtcaatcagaggggttgggcatgaaattttttactaatactgcaaattttgatgtttatgtcgtcacattttaaattccaatgggtgttttttgaagaaaatttcacgagaaaaccaacgataccacttttaaaacctcaaaattttgtataaacagagttataagcgtttaaagtttccaaaattgtgtccgacctctcctattgactcgatccgttgtGCGACGTAAGCAAGCTCCGACGCGAACCGCAGAACAATCGCGGGAGTTTATCAAGTCTGAATAAGCATGCACGACACAAGGACTAAGCTCAAAGGAGTGCACACTCCACtcaagaaaggagaaaaaaagggtaACGGAGGAGGTGAAGGAGAGACTTTATattcatcaaaaaaataattaaaaacatgaCAAAAACGGAAGCGACGTGAATACCCGGCGCGCGGGACACCGGAGGAGTCGGAGAGGGACTGAATTAAAAAGTTAATTTGAAAATACGATAAATTTTAATTGTGCCGTGAGCGGGCTTTAAATCACCGCTTTTTATCaccaattttctcgaaaaagccCCGCCCGAGCCAGTATGTACAACTATGTAAGTTTTAACTAAATTAGACGTTATATGGGGTTGTATATCAAGGAGGAAATTTTCACTTTATTAGATACTTCGCCATAAGATTAAATTGGCGGCGGCAGCGGCGTCATTGAAACTAAAAGTaactcctcccctcccctcgcGTCACCCtccgcccccacccccttccTCGATCCCTCTCTCGCCCGACCGC
This window encodes:
- the LOC109035003 gene encoding monofunctional chorismate mutase, producing the protein MGFIESALMAMAISLCLFVDAQSKSVAVCHPQTAEVCHPQTAEANADASTGAMIILSLATTLNNRMEYMKDVAGDKYKKGKPVEDLPREEKVMNSAVANASAEGLDPNSVRPFIQAQMDVAKDIQRTYIAGWKVRPEKWEPRALEEVREFISADDAKILRLSRQQLTLGGFCEAYRAQIYRSLTAPHITDAHRKLLVDTLFCVTLKQ